In Porphyromonas cangingivalis, a genomic segment contains:
- a CDS encoding LptF/LptG family permease gives MSIKKLYIYIIKTFLPLLLVSFAISWFVVIMQLLWRFVDDLVGKGIDAVIFIKLMFYAAMTVVPLALILAILVASLMTFGNLGERLELLAMKSAGVPLYTIMKPIFMSVVVIAVGLFVFQNDWMIKSQVKFWAYYFAIRNKSPELAIPEGVFYKELRGYSIYVKEKDSKAKLLKGVMIYDYKSGINDATVIVADSGRVYSTKDNTALILELYHGESFKNLRSPSYANPQELMPYLRERFEMKEVHILFDTNLDRPDEDVIASQFVGKNIVQLKEFSDSLSLIVDSLEVISAKEIINSSYQTRFLPESPMSRVENSYSMDHDTEQSISEEKLNTTNQSSHSLSIAEIYPSKYLQLSIEEQKNFSMTQRLATMGMREKKDLYTKAEELVSQQLATSSFTRSEREGTLSTMRKNEFEFHRKMTYPVACLVFFFIGAPLGAIIRKGGLGTPIVTAVLFFIVYYVLETMGLKMARDGKIEVWIGMWLPSIVLSPIGLWLSYIATKDSTKLNLDNYINTMRKLLGTSTARKIEFKDITMIEVNHTQATRDISILEEAVKKHLSMPSMSYLDFFLDNEKHQQRQEIFELTEKIVENLSNSRDYLLINRLANYPYLKDLARTMRLSNKWGNITLMILFPLGLSFYGIYLYRNKAYRRELENIINTNKQMLELIPPKNN, from the coding sequence GTGAGTATTAAGAAGCTCTATATATACATCATCAAGACCTTCCTGCCTCTGTTGCTGGTATCCTTTGCGATCTCATGGTTTGTTGTGATCATGCAGTTGCTGTGGCGTTTTGTGGATGACCTTGTCGGTAAAGGTATTGATGCGGTGATTTTTATCAAGTTGATGTTCTATGCAGCCATGACTGTGGTGCCATTGGCCCTCATCCTTGCCATCCTTGTGGCTTCGCTGATGACCTTCGGCAACTTGGGTGAGCGATTGGAACTTCTTGCGATGAAATCTGCAGGTGTGCCTCTCTATACGATCATGAAGCCGATATTTATGTCTGTGGTCGTAATAGCGGTGGGATTATTTGTATTTCAGAATGACTGGATGATTAAATCTCAAGTCAAATTCTGGGCATACTATTTTGCCATCCGAAACAAATCTCCGGAACTTGCAATCCCTGAAGGGGTCTTCTACAAGGAGTTAAGAGGATACAGCATCTATGTCAAAGAAAAAGACTCCAAGGCAAAACTGCTGAAAGGTGTCATGATATACGACTATAAGTCCGGCATCAATGATGCAACAGTAATCGTTGCCGATTCGGGGCGTGTGTACTCGACAAAAGACAATACAGCCCTGATCCTTGAACTGTATCATGGAGAATCTTTCAAAAACCTAAGATCTCCCAGCTATGCCAATCCACAAGAGCTGATGCCATACCTCAGAGAGAGATTTGAAATGAAAGAGGTGCATATATTATTTGATACGAACCTCGATAGACCGGATGAAGATGTCATTGCATCTCAGTTTGTGGGAAAAAATATCGTTCAGCTTAAGGAGTTTTCAGATTCTCTTAGCCTTATCGTAGACTCATTGGAGGTGATCTCAGCAAAAGAGATCATCAATAGCTCATACCAGACAAGATTCTTACCGGAGTCGCCGATGTCACGGGTTGAAAACAGCTATTCGATGGATCATGACACAGAACAGAGCATTTCGGAAGAGAAACTAAATACAACGAATCAATCCTCCCACAGCCTCTCTATTGCAGAGATATATCCCTCAAAGTACTTACAGCTATCAATCGAAGAACAGAAAAACTTCTCAATGACCCAAAGATTGGCTACTATGGGAATGAGGGAGAAAAAAGACCTTTATACAAAAGCTGAGGAATTGGTCTCACAACAACTTGCCACAAGCAGTTTCACTCGTTCAGAAAGAGAAGGCACTCTGAGCACAATGCGTAAAAACGAGTTTGAATTCCATCGCAAGATGACCTATCCCGTTGCTTGCTTGGTGTTTTTCTTCATCGGAGCACCTTTAGGGGCCATCATTCGAAAAGGGGGGCTGGGGACACCGATCGTGACTGCCGTTCTGTTCTTCATCGTATACTATGTCTTGGAGACCATGGGGCTCAAGATGGCAAGAGATGGCAAAATTGAGGTGTGGATAGGGATGTGGTTACCATCGATCGTTCTTTCTCCGATCGGTCTGTGGTTGAGCTATATTGCCACAAAAGACTCAACAAAACTCAACTTGGACAACTATATCAACACGATGCGCAAACTTTTGGGCACATCTACTGCACGTAAGATTGAGTTCAAGGACATAACGATGATCGAGGTGAATCACACACAAGCAACCAGAGACATCTCCATATTGGAAGAGGCAGTCAAGAAGCACCTCTCTATGCCTTCAATGTCCTACTTGGACTTTTTCCTCGACAACGAAAAGCATCAACAACGACAAGAGATATTTGAACTGACTGAAAAGATCGTGGAGAACTTGTCTAACTCCAGAGATTATCTCTTGATCAATAGACTTGCCAATTACCCTTACCTAAAGGATTTGGCGCGCACAATGAGACTCTCCAATAAGTGGGGCAACATCACACTGATGATATTATTCCCATTGGGTCTATCTTTCTATGGCATCTATCTGTACCGAAACAAGGCGTATAGAAGAGAGCTTGAAAACATAATCAACACCAACAAACAAATGTTGGAACTCATTCCTCCCAAAAACAATTAA
- a CDS encoding bifunctional 3,4-dihydroxy-2-butanone-4-phosphate synthase/GTP cyclohydrolase II, translated as MERILNTIEEAIEDIKNGKIIIVVDDEDRENEGDFIIAAEKVDPEIINFMMRYGRGVLCTPMSEERCAELELPMQVQENTSVYETPFTVTVDLIGHGCTTGVSMYDRAMTIKALADPNTKPTDLARPGHINPLRARSRGVLRRAGHTEAAVDLAKLAGLQPVACLIEVINEDGTMARLPELLEIAKRFDFKIISIADLIAYRLKSESIMIKGVEAALPTTFGDFRIIPFKQKSNGVEHVALVKGDISNGAPVLVRVHSSCATGDIFGSQRCECGEQLHAAMHKIEEEGRGAIIYLNQEGRGIGLCNKIHAYKLQDEGMDTVEANIALGFQPDERDYGIGAEMLRAIGVQKMKLMTNNPTKRVGLESYGLEITEIIPIEVTPNKYNRSYLQTKKDRMGHDLHKL; from the coding sequence ATGGAAAGAATACTTAACACGATCGAAGAAGCCATCGAAGACATCAAAAATGGTAAGATCATCATTGTTGTCGATGATGAAGATCGTGAAAATGAAGGAGACTTTATTATTGCTGCAGAGAAGGTAGATCCTGAGATCATCAACTTCATGATGAGATATGGACGAGGAGTCCTATGTACACCGATGTCCGAAGAACGATGTGCAGAGCTTGAGCTGCCAATGCAGGTACAAGAAAACACATCGGTATACGAAACGCCTTTCACTGTGACTGTCGACCTCATAGGACATGGCTGTACTACAGGTGTATCCATGTACGATAGAGCCATGACCATCAAAGCACTCGCCGATCCCAACACCAAGCCGACAGACCTTGCCCGTCCGGGGCACATCAACCCCCTAAGGGCTCGCAGCAGAGGAGTCTTGCGTAGGGCGGGACACACCGAGGCGGCAGTCGATCTTGCAAAGCTTGCAGGGCTTCAACCCGTGGCTTGTTTGATCGAAGTTATCAACGAAGACGGAACTATGGCACGTCTCCCTGAACTTCTTGAGATTGCAAAAAGGTTTGACTTCAAGATCATCTCCATCGCAGATCTCATTGCCTATCGTCTCAAGTCAGAGTCAATCATGATAAAAGGAGTTGAGGCGGCTCTTCCTACAACCTTTGGAGACTTCAGAATCATCCCATTCAAACAAAAAAGCAATGGTGTGGAACACGTTGCCTTGGTAAAGGGAGACATCAGCAATGGTGCTCCGGTCTTGGTGCGAGTTCACTCGTCGTGTGCGACAGGCGATATCTTCGGTTCTCAGCGTTGTGAATGTGGCGAACAGCTTCACGCTGCGATGCACAAGATTGAAGAAGAAGGCCGAGGAGCAATCATATACCTCAACCAAGAGGGACGTGGCATCGGACTTTGCAATAAGATACATGCTTACAAACTCCAAGATGAAGGAATGGACACCGTAGAAGCAAACATAGCTCTCGGTTTCCAGCCGGATGAAAGAGATTATGGCATAGGTGCAGAGATGCTTCGGGCCATCGGTGTACAGAAGATGAAGCTCATGACCAACAACCCGACCAAACGAGTTGGATTGGAGTCATATGGACTTGAAATCACAGAGATTATCCCAATAGAAGTAACACCAAACAAATACAATCGTTCATACCTCCAAACAAAAAAGGATCGTATGGGACACGATCTTCACAAGCTATAA
- a CDS encoding fimbria major subunit, with the protein MKRPIKGLAILILLCVLVACNKRVVLDETSSAESLKEVLITTHFTSQASGLRSDISERAQYIAKDIRRISFNDIRIIFYSMNEAEVPQSVLHLFDKKVSCDKGVLQGTEGIISKTNNGAFALTLKNLKVPAGNYKVLIVCNPTDEVKERTAIGENFSALRSDFVKQPFDKNSRLLMQFYTNADQLIKITKENFDQTKESQPLEIKAELKPNFAYASIFWDNIKVPTNHRIETQQIIFLRDVSNKKFRLFPEYQEIDLDNGLKGHYPVDANFNGYQDKSWEDLKEDFDYIKDYRDTGIYQKIVTRDVEEKFQGFIIPENTVDGSDLSAKNVTRLIVGITYSPDQDIPLGEDWLTIRGKHYSKAAFETLIRKIKQKESQEQSSEEKELLKIYTTLKPHFDRVTGSNIFGYSSDDVQFYKKGVTYYAIPIRHFKDNELSTKKKTGRYGVVRNTLYMIHIASLSQIGFGDPLTIPHDTAYDTEGVSDSNLSITTPDIVEYTVDL; encoded by the coding sequence ATGAAAAGACCAATCAAAGGACTGGCCATCCTTATTTTGTTGTGCGTACTAGTGGCCTGCAACAAAAGGGTTGTTTTGGACGAGACATCATCAGCTGAAAGTTTGAAAGAAGTCTTGATCACAACACACTTCACATCTCAAGCCTCAGGATTGCGCTCAGATATAAGCGAACGAGCGCAGTACATCGCTAAAGATATAAGACGCATAAGCTTCAACGATATCAGGATAATCTTCTATTCAATGAATGAAGCAGAAGTTCCCCAAAGCGTGTTACATCTCTTTGACAAAAAGGTCAGTTGCGATAAAGGAGTGTTACAAGGGACGGAAGGGATCATCTCCAAGACAAACAATGGAGCCTTCGCTCTAACACTCAAAAATCTGAAAGTTCCTGCCGGAAACTATAAAGTCCTAATCGTATGCAATCCTACTGATGAGGTTAAAGAAAGGACTGCCATCGGAGAGAACTTCAGTGCACTCCGCTCAGATTTTGTCAAGCAACCCTTTGACAAAAACAGCAGGCTATTGATGCAGTTTTACACTAATGCTGATCAACTAATCAAGATAACAAAGGAAAACTTCGACCAAACTAAAGAGAGTCAACCTCTAGAAATAAAAGCAGAACTAAAGCCAAACTTTGCCTATGCTTCCATCTTTTGGGACAATATCAAAGTCCCAACCAATCACCGGATAGAGACTCAGCAGATCATTTTTCTAAGGGATGTATCAAACAAGAAGTTCCGACTCTTTCCGGAGTATCAGGAAATAGACTTGGACAACGGACTAAAAGGTCACTACCCTGTCGATGCAAACTTCAACGGTTATCAAGATAAGTCCTGGGAAGATCTAAAGGAAGATTTCGACTACATTAAAGATTATCGCGACACCGGTATTTATCAGAAGATCGTCACACGAGATGTGGAAGAAAAGTTTCAAGGCTTCATAATTCCCGAAAACACCGTTGATGGCTCAGATCTCAGTGCGAAAAATGTGACCAGATTGATCGTTGGGATTACTTATTCACCGGATCAGGATATTCCTCTCGGAGAAGATTGGCTGACAATCCGTGGCAAACATTACTCAAAGGCAGCATTTGAAACGTTGATAAGAAAAATAAAGCAAAAGGAAAGTCAAGAACAATCGTCAGAAGAAAAAGAATTACTGAAAATCTACACTACCCTCAAACCTCATTTTGACCGAGTAACCGGAAGCAACATTTTCGGTTATTCATCAGATGATGTTCAGTTTTACAAGAAGGGTGTCACCTACTATGCCATTCCTATACGACATTTCAAAGACAACGAACTCTCTACAAAGAAAAAGACCGGTCGCTACGGAGTCGTCCGCAATACCCTATATATGATCCACATTGCAAGTCTCTCTCAGATTGGTTTCGGAGATCCACTGACAATACCACACGACACAGCCTACGACACAGAGGGAGTCAGTGATAGTAATCTGAGCATCACTACCCCTGATATTGTCGAATATACAGTCGATCTATAG
- a CDS encoding DUF5606 domain-containing protein yields the protein MKLKEVFSISGKPGLFVIVSGNKMPFIVEQVDETKKRIPVFAKDRIVSLSDISIYTEEDDVPLGIVMEAIREKHAGAEVDEKAVCANANTLKEFMMTAYPSYDKDRVHNGDIKKLVKWYNILIKAGMETFIDKEEEVTAEA from the coding sequence ATGAAACTAAAAGAAGTCTTTTCAATCTCAGGAAAGCCTGGATTGTTTGTAATTGTATCGGGCAATAAGATGCCTTTCATTGTCGAACAAGTAGATGAAACGAAGAAGCGTATTCCGGTCTTTGCAAAGGATCGTATCGTCTCTCTCTCTGATATTTCGATCTACACAGAAGAGGATGACGTGCCTCTTGGTATCGTTATGGAAGCAATCAGGGAAAAGCATGCAGGCGCAGAGGTTGATGAGAAGGCAGTATGCGCAAACGCTAATACGCTCAAAGAGTTTATGATGACTGCATATCCTTCGTACGATAAAGATCGTGTCCATAATGGTGATATCAAGAAACTCGTGAAGTGGTACAATATCCTTATTAAGGCCGGTATGGAGACCTTCATCGATAAGGAAGAAGAGGTGACAGCAGAAGCATAA
- the coaE gene encoding dephospho-CoA kinase (Dephospho-CoA kinase (CoaE) performs the final step in coenzyme A biosynthesis.): protein MKPRVIGVCGLIGSGKSVVMRYFAHLGYPVYDCDDVAKEMYYIPRVRTQIAELIGLDPIDTEGRLRKTELSNALSSSLDIKTRLETIIHSALLEDFDHWCKAFSGSEVVFMESAILFSSKFNERCDVTIAVDAPEEMRRERVIRRDGDKDSQRFERVKVLQMKEAELIKHADIHIMNDNKCSIIKQLEAVSRSVFDQSIEA, encoded by the coding sequence ATGAAGCCAAGAGTGATAGGGGTCTGTGGGCTGATAGGGTCAGGGAAGAGTGTTGTGATGCGTTATTTTGCACATCTCGGATATCCTGTCTACGATTGTGATGATGTAGCGAAGGAGATGTATTATATCCCCAGAGTGCGTACACAGATTGCTGAACTGATAGGTCTTGATCCGATTGATACAGAGGGAAGACTCAGAAAGACTGAACTATCAAATGCCTTATCTTCTTCTCTCGATATAAAGACCCGTTTGGAGACGATTATACATTCTGCTCTTCTTGAGGATTTTGATCATTGGTGCAAGGCTTTCTCCGGATCGGAGGTCGTTTTCATGGAGAGTGCGATCCTTTTTTCTTCGAAGTTTAATGAGCGATGTGATGTAACGATAGCCGTGGATGCACCTGAAGAGATGCGTAGGGAGCGCGTCATACGTCGTGATGGAGATAAGGATAGTCAGAGGTTTGAGCGAGTCAAAGTGCTTCAGATGAAAGAGGCAGAACTCATCAAACATGCTGATATTCACATAATGAATGACAACAAGTGTTCGATCATAAAGCAGCTGGAGGCGGTGAGCCGATCAGTCTTTGATCAGAGCATCGAAGCATAA
- a CDS encoding CdaR family protein, whose translation MKGIRRLFKDYKKVLLFFRNQQTLLFFLFFMISLLLWFLQTLQDTYEDTIKIPIVVNEIPSDIAVSEDLPEYISVKVRDNGFELFNYSITNAIAPIELSFTPDESREGYHEWTTDVLENELISRLSINGKRSTIITFSPQYIGFSYSPKAKREVPIDFKGQIIPSAGTIITDFTLEPDKVIVYGNKNDIDTLEIIRTDTLTFADFDKSSVFKMPLIAPQGVALTPSEVAVSVKVERLIQRRFSIPVSFEYAHPQYALRLFPSMVDVVCVVPESKADELLASDIKVILEDVGDFSETAKGKLKLQIIKYPDYVHVIQAEPDQVEYILEEK comes from the coding sequence ATGAAAGGTATCAGACGACTCTTCAAAGATTATAAGAAGGTTCTGCTGTTTTTTAGGAATCAGCAGACCCTTCTTTTTTTCTTGTTTTTCATGATCTCTTTGCTTCTGTGGTTCTTGCAGACCTTGCAGGATACCTATGAAGATACGATCAAGATCCCCATCGTCGTCAATGAGATACCTTCGGATATAGCCGTGTCTGAGGACTTACCTGAGTATATTTCGGTCAAGGTGAGGGACAATGGATTTGAGCTCTTCAACTACTCGATCACCAATGCCATCGCTCCCATTGAACTTTCGTTCACTCCGGATGAGAGCAGGGAGGGATATCATGAATGGACTACGGATGTCTTGGAGAACGAACTCATCAGTCGGCTCAGCATCAATGGTAAACGATCGACGATAATCACCTTCAGTCCTCAGTATATCGGATTCAGCTATTCGCCGAAAGCCAAAAGAGAAGTCCCCATCGACTTTAAGGGACAAATAATCCCATCTGCCGGAACGATCATCACAGACTTCACACTCGAACCGGATAAGGTCATCGTCTATGGTAATAAAAACGATATAGACACCCTGGAGATCATTCGTACAGATACGCTTACTTTTGCAGACTTTGATAAGTCTTCTGTATTTAAGATGCCTCTTATTGCACCTCAAGGTGTAGCTCTCACACCTTCCGAGGTCGCAGTGAGCGTCAAGGTGGAGAGACTCATACAACGTCGCTTCTCCATACCGGTGTCGTTTGAGTATGCTCATCCACAATATGCGTTACGTCTCTTCCCCTCCATGGTGGATGTTGTGTGTGTGGTGCCGGAGAGTAAGGCAGATGAATTGTTGGCATCGGATATAAAAGTTATACTCGAGGATGTCGGAGACTTCAGTGAGACGGCTAAAGGTAAGCTTAAGCTTCAGATCATCAAGTATCCGGACTATGTGCATGTCATACAGGCTGAGCCTGATCAAGTGGAGTACATCCTTGAGGAGAAATGA
- the yajC gene encoding preprotein translocase subunit YajC: MNFLNILLQAPASANSGLMQIGMIVLMVVIFYFFIIRPQSKKQKDVQKAREALKVGDKIITAGGIYGTIRELNRETMIVVIEVWEGVKFKVDLNSVYAVADNSAKKGR, encoded by the coding sequence ATGAACTTTCTGAACATTCTACTTCAAGCCCCCGCATCTGCCAACTCCGGATTGATGCAAATTGGTATGATCGTCCTTATGGTGGTCATCTTTTACTTCTTCATCATTCGCCCTCAGTCAAAGAAGCAAAAAGATGTCCAAAAGGCTCGTGAAGCCCTCAAGGTCGGTGATAAGATCATCACTGCCGGGGGTATTTATGGTACAATCCGTGAACTTAACCGTGAGACAATGATCGTCGTCATCGAAGTATGGGAGGGTGTGAAGTTTAAAGTCGATCTGAACTCTGTCTATGCTGTTGCAGATAATTCTGCAAAGAAAGGTAGATAA
- a CDS encoding transcription antitermination protein NusB — protein MINRLLIRIKVLQILYNFYHDCGMTSTQALSTLRLALDKSYQLYIHMCGLPIQVGRVARKRLEREISKIAPDAQTVEVLRGLADNALIRYIESDEDFMGMYDTYAFDRDDMEEYLNKVMGLVVAKGVALTVEERDNLDAVRQYWKPIYRTHIQASEDYRQCLENTSVYLNDDIDIVYTFVVKVFNGMSEDKPFSAFVKPKYMSDAEESFGTELLAKAMKNKDEYRDLISTYFKNWDRERVSEMDFIILQLAITEAIAFPSIATRVTINEYLNLARYYSSPNSTTFINGILHEMIAQLKREGRILGE, from the coding sequence ATGATAAATCGTCTACTGATACGAATAAAGGTTCTACAGATACTATACAACTTCTACCACGACTGCGGCATGACGAGCACTCAGGCTCTATCGACCTTGAGATTGGCTTTGGACAAGTCTTACCAGTTGTACATCCATATGTGTGGACTTCCGATCCAAGTGGGGCGAGTTGCGCGCAAGAGATTGGAGCGCGAGATCAGCAAGATTGCTCCCGATGCGCAGACTGTAGAGGTGTTGAGAGGGCTTGCAGACAATGCTCTCATCAGATATATCGAGTCAGATGAGGACTTCATGGGTATGTATGATACTTACGCCTTCGATCGAGACGATATGGAGGAGTATCTCAATAAAGTCATGGGGCTTGTCGTAGCGAAAGGAGTGGCACTCACAGTAGAGGAGAGGGACAATCTTGATGCTGTGCGTCAGTATTGGAAGCCTATCTATCGCACCCATATCCAAGCCTCTGAGGACTATAGGCAGTGTCTGGAGAATACATCTGTATACCTCAATGATGACATCGATATCGTTTATACATTTGTTGTCAAGGTCTTTAATGGGATGAGTGAGGACAAGCCTTTCAGTGCTTTTGTCAAGCCGAAGTATATGAGCGATGCCGAGGAGTCCTTCGGTACCGAACTCCTTGCAAAGGCGATGAAGAACAAGGACGAGTACAGGGATCTCATCAGTACTTACTTCAAGAATTGGGATCGTGAACGTGTGAGTGAGATGGACTTCATCATCCTTCAGTTGGCGATCACAGAGGCCATTGCTTTCCCAAGCATCGCAACACGTGTGACCATCAACGAGTATTTGAACTTGGCTCGTTACTATAGTTCGCCCAACAGCACAACATTTATCAATGGTATCTTGCACGAGATGATCGCCCAGCTCAAGAGAGAGGGACGTATCTTGGGAGAGTAA